Proteins from a single region of Apium graveolens cultivar Ventura chromosome 7, ASM990537v1, whole genome shotgun sequence:
- the LOC141674809 gene encoding secreted RxLR effector protein 161-like, whose product MGIISRYMEKPTMLHQHAAKRILRYIKGTLEYGLVYTKNSSNNKLSGYSDSDLAGHVDDGRSTGGMAFYLNESLVTWVSQKQRCVALSTCEAEFMVATAAACQTIWLRNLLEQITSRRVGHVVLYIDNKSAIDLAKIPVFYGGSKHIDIGYHFIRQCVERGEIVIKHVSTDLQRDTLTKALATVKFERIRSLLGVKDLHKHA is encoded by the coding sequence ATGGGAATAATCAGCAGATACATGGAGAAGCCCACTATGTTACATCAACATGCTGCTAAGCGAATACTTAGGTACATTAAAGGGACACTGGAATACGGGCTAGTGTACACGAAAAATAGCAGCAACAATAAACTAAGTGGCTACTCCGATAGTGATCTCGCTGGACATGTAGATGATGGAAGAAGCACAGGAGGTATGGCATTCTACTTAAATGAGAGTCTTGTGACATGGGTTTCTCAAAAACAACGCTGTGTAGCACTCTCCACTTGCGAAGCGGAATTCATGGTAGCAACAGCAGCTGCGTGTCAAACTATCTGGTTGAGGAACTTGCTGGAGCAAATCACAAGTAGGCGTGTTGGTCATGTAGTTCTTTATATTGATAATAAATCAGCTATAGATCTGGCTAAAATTCCAGTCTTCTATGGGGGTAGCAAGCATATAGACATTGGTTACCATTTTATTCGCCAGTGCGTCGAACGGGGAGAGATTGTTATCAAACATGTGAGTACTGATCTTCAAAGAGATACTTTGACGAAAGCATTGGCGACTGTCAAATTCGAGAGAATTAGATCTTTGCTCGGTGTCAAGGATCTTCATAAACATGCTTAG